One Phragmites australis chromosome 23, lpPhrAust1.1, whole genome shotgun sequence DNA window includes the following coding sequences:
- the LOC133906651 gene encoding wall-associated receptor kinase 4-like, which yields MQEALVLLVLIIFPVTTEVSATSSGLAVSLPGCPDKCGNVSIPYPFGIGDGCAASSLNPYFTVTCNNSFQPPRPMINGMEVIDISLERGEVRVYRPVSYNCFTSNTTISENYTDWFSLEGTPFILSAIRNRFTVIGCNTLGVIGGYTHGNSDPYVAGCYSYCQGINSTSDGAPCAGMGCCETTISPNLTDFSALLFDLNNVWNFNPCFYAMLVEVGWYSFRRQDLVGRLGFIHERANRGVPVVGDWAIRKGSCPKDGERLPRDHACVSSNSYCVSASGPGYLCNCSEGYAGNPYIHEGCQDKDECKLRKQDLKYKDLYPCENGICRNTPGHYICKCRIGTRPDGTNSGCRPLLRQTELVAIGLSASAVIMISLTCILVMKLQRRKHRKEKDEYFKQNGGLKLYDEMRSRQVDTICVLTEEEIKKATDNFSEDYVLGCGGHGMVYRGTLDDNKEVAIKKSKVIDDDCKEEFVNEIIILSQINHRNIVRLLGCCLEVDVPMLVYEFVSNGTLFEFLHGNDSRSPIPLDLRLKVATQSAEALAYIHSSTSRTILHGDVKSLNILLDDEYNAKVSDFGASALKSMDKNDFIMLIQGTLGYIDPESFVSQRLTDKSDVYSFGVVLLELMTRKKAVYIDISNEKKALSHTFIQMFHQNKLRDMLDSDIVDDEVMVVVEKLAELVMHCLSPKGDERPTMKEVAERLQMLRRLEMQLATKKNPMQAYYSCGGPSVPVPSAEMGYQSTETVKLVLDVDLAR from the exons ATGCAAGAAGCATTAGTCCTCCTGGTGCTCATCATCTTCCCAGTGACCACAGAGGTATCAGCCACCTCTTCTGGGCTTGCCGTCTCATTGCCGGGGTGCCCAGACAAGTGCGGCAACGTGTCCATCCCTTACCCATTTGGCATCGGTGATGGCTGTGCCGCAAGCAGCCTGAACCCCTATTTTACTGTGACCTGCAACAACAGCTTCCAGCCACCAAGGCCTATGATTAATGGCATGGAGGTCATTGACATCTCTCTGGAGCGTGGCGAGGTGCGTGTTTACCGCCCTGTCAGCTACAACTGCTTCACGTCAAACACCACCATATCGGAGAACTACACGGATTGGTTCAGCCTGGAAGGCACGCCGTTCATCCTCTCCGCCATCCGCAACCGCTTCACGGTCATCGGCTGCAACACCCTAGGGGTGATTGGCGGCTACACACACGGCAACTCTGACCCTTATGTGGCCGGCTGCTACTCGTACTGCCAAGGCATCAACAGCACGTCTGACGGTGCGCCGTGTGCCGGGATGGGATGCTGCGAGACCACCATCTCCCCCAACCTCACTGACTTCTCAGCGTTATTGTTCGACCTGAACAACGTGTGGAACTTCAACCCATGCTTCTACGCGATGCTTGTTGAGGTCGGGTGGTACAGCTTCAGGAGGCAGGACCTCGTCGGGCGCCTTGGGTTCATCCACGAAAGAGCCAACAGAGGTGTCCCTGTCGTCGGTGACTGGGCCATTAGAAAAGGCTCATGTCCAAAAGATGGTGAAAGGTTGCCAAGAGACCATGCTTGTGTCAGTTCAAACAGCTATTGTGTGAGTGCAAGTGGGCCAGGGTACCTGTGCAACTGCTCTGAAGGCTATGCGGGCAATCCTTATATTCACGAAGGCTGCCAAG ACAAAGATGAGTGCAAACTGCGTAAGCAGGACCTCAAGTACAAAGACTTATATCCATGCGAAAATGGGATCTGTCGCAATACACCAGGACACTATATATGCAAGTGCAGGATAGGAACAAGACCAGATGGCACAAATTCTGGATGCCGGCCTCTGCTTAGACAAACCGAACTGGTGGCCATAG GCCTCAGTGCTTCTGCAGTCATAATGATATCTTTGACATGCATATTGGTTATGAAATTACAACGAAGGAAGCATAGGAAGGAGAAGGATGAATATTTCAAACAAAATGGAGGTCTGAAATTATATGATGAGATGAGATCAAGGCAAGTTGACACCATTTGTGTACTTACAGAGGAAGAGATAAAGAAAGCCACAGACAACTTTAGCGAAGATTATGTTCTTGGATGTGGTGGCCATGGAATGGTCTATAGAGGAACTTTAGATGACAACAAAGAAGTTGCCATAAAGAAGTCCAAGGTAATAGATGACGACTGCAAAGAAGAATTTGTAAATGAGATAATAATCTTATCACAAATTAACCACAGGAACATTGTGAGGTTACTGGGATGCTGCTTGGAGGTAGATGTGCCGATGTTGGTGTATGAGTTCGTTTCCAATGGTACCCTCTTTGAGTTCCTTCATGGCAATGATAGCAGATCACCGATCCCCTTGGATCTTAGATTGAAGGTTGCAACACAGTCAGCAGAAGCTCTTGCCTACATTCATTCATCAACTTCTCGTACAATTCTGCATGGAGATGTCAAATCCCTCAATATACTCTTGGATGATGAATACAATGCAAAAGTGTCAGATTTTGGAGCATCGGCACTAAAGTCCATGGACAAAAATGATTTCATTATGCTTATCCAAGGAACTCTTGGTTATATTGACCCTGAAAGTTTTGTCAGTCAGCGTCTAACTGACAAAAGTGATGTATACAGCTTCGGGGTTGTTCTTTTAGAGCTAATGACAAGGAAGAAGGCAGTATACATTGATATCTCTAATGAAAAGAAAGCACTATCTCATACTTTCATACAGATGTTTCACCAGAACAAGCTCCGGGATATGTTGGACAGTGACATAGTAGATGATGAGGTTATGGTGGTAGTTGAGAAACTAGCTGAGCTTGTCATGCACTGCCTGAGCCCAAAAGGAGATGAGAGGCCAACAATGAAGGAAGTTGCAGAGCGACTACAAATGTTGAGAAGACTCGAGATGCAGTTAGCCACAAAAAAGAATCCTATGCAGGCGTATTATTCTTGTGGAGGACCTTCAGTGCCTGTCCCTTCAGCCGAGATGGGATACCAGAGCACAGAGACAGTCAAACTGGTGTTGGATGTAGATCTCGCAAGATAA